AATTCTCCCGActctgtttctaatttaaccTGCTTGTCTGCTGTCGGCATGCGATATATATCTATAACCATATCTTTTCACATACTCGTATCTACTAACGAACCCAGTCTAAATGTGTTTGCATCTCACTGAGTACTCTCGATCTGAACTAAACTCCTATGATGGGGACATATTTTACGATTCAAAGCAGTCTTTTTCGAAATCTATTCGAACACTCTCCGTAGACCGAAACATCGATACATTGCCAATAATGATAATCGCAAACATCATTCCATACTCAGAGCTACAATGAAACTACTATATAAATATTCACTCTCTGTGTCGTTTCTACGTTTTTCATGTTTCTcgcaaaacacaaaaaaaaaaaacaaacgaatGTAAATTCCAAATTGATACCCTGTACTTTCATGGGGCTAGttgtaacggccatacaaggTTTGATAGACGCGGCCGACGAGCAATTGAATGGCCAAGACAAGCAGAGGGCGACGAGCGACACTGAAACTGATTCGAATAAGGTTAGAGACCTTCAAAGGGTCCGGCACGGCAATCCTTGAACATATAATTTGTAACGACAACTTaatctttttgtttattaaccAAGATCCTGCGACTAATTGAGTTTTGTTGCGTTTCACCTAACCACAACGAATTGAAGTAATTAATGCGTTCGATTTCTGATTTCTTGCGTTTTGAGGCTGTATAGAATTGCTTAGCTCTCACATTCTTCTGCCTGTTTCGAGAGTGCCTTCTCTAACCGCATTATCCTGTGTATCCTGTGCAGAAAAACGACAACGAAAAAACGAGAGAGCAACCAGTAGACAAGCAGAACCTATCCAATGGACATGCAAGCACCGACCAAAATCCGCAGCAGGAGACCGCGACGAAGGGTGCCAGGAAACGGCGGGATCTGAGCGCTGAACGGGAACTGACGGTAGGCCATCATATACCCTGTATAGCATATTTGAGTCCTTAGATATTTGCCGTAAATAATCGAATATTGGTGCAGGTACTCGGCATGGAGTTAACAGCCAGTTGCGAGGGCGGCCACAAGTGGACTGGACGCCCTCCAACGCCTGTTTTCCGAGCGCCAAGCGAACATGTAAGTGCCACTGCCGCACAAACCCCACCACTTTCAAGTACTCAACTTAACTAGACCAGTTCCAACTAACTGCTACCCTAACGCTTTGAATATATCCCTGCAAAAACAGTGATTAAACTGGGCTGTTTCCTACGTTCTAAACCAACTCTGCGCATATGTGTTGAAGCTTTATATATATCAGAAATACTAAATAGAATCCCCCTTCGATTTCAGTCCAAATTGGAAGACAACTTGCCGGAGCCGCAGTCCATTTACTTGGAAGGCGCTTTGGCCCACGAGTCCCAGATTTTGGTGGCCGACTCCCAGATCAAACGCGAAGAAGTCTACGACTCGGAGCTCAATGGCTCAGCCGAGGAACCAGCCGTATGGATAACCCATTGTAAACTTTAtcaattaattaacataattaACTTGCAGATCATTCTTAGCAGCAGAATGACATTGTCATTGATTAATTTGGACGCAAATCaacaaaatggaaatgccGGCAAATCCGCAGTGGAAAGTCCTCTGGCTGATGACATCGAAATAATTGGACACGACGAGCAGTAGATcgatttttatatatatattttggcaatGAACACGACTTGATTCAGACGAAACTAACTAATAGCAAGGGCCGAGTGAAATTTCGTTGCTAATTTCGTTGAACGACGAACATTATGACTGATTGCCACGAAACAGATTTGCCAATAATTTGATATCtgatttgtatatatatacatattgtATGTTTTGATATCttcgttttgattttaaaacgcCAACGTTGTGTCTACTCCCCCTAAAGTACACCTAAAAATTGTTTGCTCTTGAAAACCTTACTCATTTTCGGTCAAAACCCAAAGCCAAACTTGCATGTCTCGAAAACTCTATAGCTCGTTTAGAAAACCGCGTCTTTGTGAACTGCATGATTTTGTGTGAATACTCTTAGTTGAAAGTCAATGCAAAACTAGTCTACCATTAAGCTAAGCGCATATGTATTTCAAGCCGCATCGTCTACTATTATGCATCAAAATCCGTAGCTACTTGGCAGAAATTACCTACAAAAAACCAATCGATCGCACGTAAATCGTAtgattaaacaaataaagttAGTGCCACGGCGTTTGTGAACCTAGTATAATGAATAAATTGAAAACCGAACTTGACATCCACATgtgttttgaattttaaagtAAAACAGAAATGTAttacttaataataatttcttaatattttccaattttagTTTTCACAAAAATAAGATTTTCAAACTAACAGTGCTGTAACATTTCGATTACCAGAATGCGCCTAACAGCACAAAGGGAGCATTTTCCCTTCTGCTCGTGTGTACACACTGGCGAACAGCTGTTTTTTGTCAATCTCCGCCACAATAATTACGTAAATTTCGGCAGGTTAGCAATTTTTTGTATATTCCCCAGTAATTCTGCGCCACTTACCACTAGCCATGCTCCTCAGAGATAGCGATAAGTTCAGGGAACAATCACAAATGTCCCTGTGACTGGAGACGCAATGGGTGTTCCGTAATTCTTACGTTTGATTGTGGCTAATGTTTTTGGACCTCCATACCTTCCGTAGCAAACCATGTCGCTGCTCCGTTCGAAATACTACGACCATCCCGATGGCGAGGATGCCTTTGGCAAGATAGTGGCCACCAACAAGTACGCGCTATCCGCCGGCTTGGCCTGGTCCATGTTCGACGTCCTGACGCTCTCCAAGCCGCAAGGATACCTGCCCACTCTGGGCCGTTTCGCCTACAACACGGGTCCGCTGATGGGCATGGCCACGGCGTTCACTCTGACCACCCTGGCGGCCACAAATGCGCGCGGCAAGGACGATAAGTGAGTAAGCAGCCCAACTGTTGAAGATTATTGGTCCTAACCATGTTTGAATTTGCAGAATCAACTACTTGATCGGCGGTTTCGCGGCTGGCGGCGTCTTTGGAGCCTGGAAACACAACCACGTAGCTGGTCTGTGCGCCGGCCTCTTCCTGGGTTAGTTTTCCCGCTTCCCATGAATCTAAAGATCTAGCGATAACCACTTACTCTTTCCAGGCATCGCTGGCGTCATCAAGAAGATGTCCATTGAACAGGGCTGGGAGTTCTTCCCAAACACGCCGTTGAAGCAGTATGGTGGTTTGAACATTGCCGGAAACGACTGGACCATCATGGCCG
This genomic interval from Drosophila mauritiana strain mau12 chromosome 2R, ASM438214v1, whole genome shotgun sequence contains the following:
- the LOC117137197 gene encoding uncharacterized protein LOC117137197 isoform X13, whose translation is MPATATSKPRAPLVEEGMTPKKTALIIVTVIGCIAILWPKVFHPMMFGGVPPAQPNFKDPRAAPGGLRQERPAHLHPESIYQAMRERGRAIPATPTVPILERKTSPSNPPLRIVDGRPGPIPGMRPPMGAGALHQPQQRGSSMGFLMPLYTIGIVVFFGYTLMKIMFKKQVPNDPYGAAPPNPAFRQEVFGSQNHSQVEDLGGSKLVVTAIQGLIDAADEQLNGQDKQRATSDTETDSNKKNDNEKTREQPVDKQNLSNGHASTDQNPQQETATKGARKRRDLSAERELTVLGMELTASCEGGHKWTGRPPTPVFRAPSEHSKLEDNLPEPQSIYLEGALAHESQILVADSQIKREEVYDSELNGSAEEPAIILSSRMTLSLINLDANQQNGNAGKSAVESPLADDIEIIGHDEQ
- the LOC117137701 gene encoding NADH dehydrogenase [ubiquinone] 1 alpha subcomplex subunit 11; amino-acid sequence: MSLLRSKYYDHPDGEDAFGKIVATNKYALSAGLAWSMFDVLTLSKPQGYLPTLGRFAYNTGPLMGMATAFTLTTLAATNARGKDDKINYLIGGFAAGGVFGAWKHNHVAGLCAGLFLGIAGVIKKMSIEQGWEFFPNTPLKQYGGLNIAGNDWTIMADPPKNWTTEKKQE